The Spirochaetota bacterium DNA segment TATTTTTAGGCTCATAATATAGCTTTAACCCCTTAAATGCATCCAAATATTACATATTGAGTGAGCACTTATTCAAATATGAGTGATTGTTCGCTCATATTTTTATATTATTATTATATAAATTATTAATTTATTTTTACATATCACTTGTTATCAAAATATTGACTTTTTATTTTAAAATTAGTATTATATTATCAATATTATCATTCAACATTGCTGTTCTGCATCTACCTCATAGTTGATATAAAAATTGATAAAAAATCCAGGAGGTATTCAATGGATCTTTTCGACAAATGCCATGCATTTACTCGAGTTGAAGAGGTTAAATCAGTTGGGTTGTATCCTTACTATCATCCTATTACAGAAACTGAAGGGCCTGTGGTCTATATGAATGGCAAGCGCATGATTATGGCTGGTTCCAATAATTATTTGGGCCTTACACATGACCCAAGGGTTAAAAAAGCTGCAATTGATGCAATCAATAAATATGGTACAGGCTGTTCTGGTTCGCGGCTTATTAATGGATCGCTTGATATTCATTTTAAATTGGAAGAAGCTCTGGCAGAATTTGTTGGCAAAGAAGCAGCATGTATCTTTTCTACTGGCTTTCAAACAAATCAAGGAGCTATCGTACCCCTTATAAAAAAGGGAGATTATATTATTTCTGACGCTGAAAATCACGCAAGTATAATTCAGGGAACATTAATTGCAAAAGGATTATGTGGCGATAGCATACTTGTAAAGTTTAATCATAATGATATGGTTGATCTTGAACAAAAAATCTCTGCCCTTCCTTATGAAGCTGGTAAACTAATCGTTGTTGACGGTGTTTTCA contains these protein-coding regions:
- a CDS encoding aminotransferase class I/II-fold pyridoxal phosphate-dependent enzyme, which gives rise to MDLFDKCHAFTRVEEVKSVGLYPYYHPITETEGPVVYMNGKRMIMAGSNNYLGLTHDPRVKKAAIDAINKYGTGCSGSRLINGSLDIHFKLEEALAEFVGKEAACIFSTGFQTNQGAIVPLIKKGDYIISDAENHASIIQGTLIAKGLCGDSILVKFNHNDMVDLEQKISALPYEAGKLIVVDGVFSMNGNITPLPQIVAIAHKYNARIMVDDAHALGVIGIGGRGTASYFNLTEETDIIMGTFSKSLASSGGFLASSERVINYIKHHAPAIIFNASMPASNAAAADFVKGFKNFLKSDSKNLTNNGGTEGVAAVSALGYDAYMVACLL